The Shewanella mangrovisoli genome has a window encoding:
- a CDS encoding EAL domain-containing protein codes for MYIKAFAHYLKVNILIALAYFVVGKIGLLIALPPGYSAAIWPASGIAIASCIMWRQYAPWFGVLLGSWLININIGGALHFGWLPLAIASASSLQAYVSAKVIRRIDPVFTLDKPNTVIKSCLSLALTCMIATLFANAALVVHGTIPLKDALGSTVNWWIGDLLGAVIFIPLTMLIFDQRSIWRSRRVQTGLPLLVGFLFCVGIYYYSDMNQRQQLQDKFQIQSNAIISSVESFQESNLQQVIALASLFDNSEQVSEDEFIQFGKRNQLQLDGFRAWAWSPLIAANDKDSFETETSTELGEPYKIRYLEGGAPNADGWLVPVKFVQPMNTSRAALGLDINGEPSRAAAIAKVRATLSPVMTGKIQLAEDPNGPGGTLFLAPVFDRIGNIVGFCSAVIDLQSIINEVEQVKGLHWRLTDMSANGALLYANSQKTFPDFEGNIHSDKMGQYFQANLMLADRHWHIVIYESYSSLMGDTFSLSLLMLLLAFITCAVVGGMTLVSSGERHRIAEKVAEKTMALSKEIARSQTFQATLMESEQRYRTLFDKAPVGHALKRLEDGQFVAINQAFMEITGYTLEELQAIDPWELTPIRYQSSETEQLERLKQTRRYGPYQKHYRHKDGQLVAVRLNGSLVTAANGEQLILFIVEDITEQERTVARVNLLAQVFQQSGEGITIMDANDIIVDVNSAFTQITGYSRDEIIGKNCRFLEAERTDRSIDAQVRAALEQTGFWQGEVWDRHKEGFDFPKWLMMSIVRDETGAISHYIGSFTDISERKVNEERIHFLAHHDSLTLLPNRLSLQSRLEKVFQEAFISKTQIAVMFIDMDHFKNINDTLGHHVGDMLLLEVARRLKNIMGNDDIVARLGGDEFVVVLSDTDHDRVAKVAEALRSGLNQTYLIDNKPLHSSPSIGISLFPTDGDSVEALMKNADMAMYRAKAAGRNNYQFFTAAMNTLVTERQQIETGLRQAIACNELLLHYQPQVDISSGQVVGVEALIRWQHPELGLVAPDRFIPIAEEIDMIIPIGQWVLENALAQLAEWRDKGAKGLRMAVNLSAHQLRKDTIVADIINVLTKHKLGKGALELEITESVAMQYPEQNAKLLAELRQHGIELAIDDFGTGYSSLSYLKLLPLDRLKLDRSFVKDIESDPNDAAISAATISMAHELGLTVVAEGVENEAQLVLLSSMGCDLVQGYYFSKPLAADDCFRFIERNF; via the coding sequence TTGTATATCAAAGCATTTGCTCATTATCTTAAGGTCAATATCCTCATTGCCTTGGCCTATTTTGTCGTTGGCAAAATAGGCTTGTTGATTGCCCTACCGCCAGGTTACTCGGCCGCCATCTGGCCCGCGTCGGGGATTGCCATCGCCTCCTGCATTATGTGGCGCCAATATGCCCCTTGGTTTGGGGTGCTGCTTGGCTCTTGGCTGATTAATATCAATATCGGCGGAGCGCTTCACTTCGGTTGGCTGCCCTTAGCCATTGCCTCTGCTTCGAGCTTACAAGCCTATGTTTCGGCCAAGGTGATCCGTCGTATCGACCCCGTTTTCACCTTAGATAAACCCAACACTGTGATTAAATCCTGCCTCAGCCTCGCGCTGACCTGCATGATTGCCACTTTGTTTGCAAATGCCGCCTTGGTGGTCCACGGCACCATTCCGCTCAAGGATGCCTTGGGAAGTACGGTTAATTGGTGGATTGGTGACTTACTCGGGGCGGTGATCTTTATTCCGCTCACTATGTTGATCTTCGATCAGCGCTCAATTTGGCGTTCGAGGCGTGTTCAGACAGGACTGCCGCTGTTGGTTGGTTTTTTATTCTGCGTCGGGATTTATTACTACTCGGATATGAACCAGCGGCAACAACTGCAAGATAAGTTTCAAATCCAATCCAATGCCATTATCAGCAGTGTGGAGAGTTTCCAAGAGTCTAACTTACAGCAAGTGATTGCCTTGGCCAGCCTGTTCGATAATAGCGAACAAGTGTCCGAGGATGAATTTATTCAGTTTGGTAAGCGTAACCAACTGCAACTCGATGGTTTTCGGGCCTGGGCTTGGTCGCCACTGATTGCCGCGAACGATAAAGACAGTTTCGAGACCGAGACCAGCACCGAGCTCGGTGAGCCCTATAAGATTAGATACTTAGAAGGCGGTGCACCGAATGCCGACGGTTGGCTGGTGCCCGTTAAGTTTGTGCAACCTATGAATACTAGCCGCGCCGCACTCGGGTTAGACATCAATGGCGAGCCCTCAAGGGCGGCTGCGATAGCAAAAGTGCGCGCGACCCTATCACCTGTGATGACGGGTAAAATTCAGCTGGCGGAAGATCCTAATGGTCCTGGTGGTACTCTGTTCCTCGCGCCCGTATTCGACCGCATAGGCAATATCGTCGGCTTTTGTTCGGCGGTGATCGATCTGCAGTCGATTATCAATGAGGTCGAGCAGGTCAAAGGCTTGCATTGGCGCCTGACGGACATGAGCGCCAATGGCGCCTTGCTTTACGCCAATAGCCAGAAGACGTTTCCTGATTTTGAAGGCAATATCCATAGCGACAAGATGGGCCAGTACTTTCAGGCGAACCTCATGCTGGCTGACAGGCACTGGCATATAGTGATCTATGAATCCTATTCCTCCTTGATGGGGGATACTTTTAGCCTGTCGCTGCTGATGTTACTGCTCGCCTTTATTACCTGCGCCGTAGTTGGCGGTATGACCTTAGTTTCATCGGGAGAGCGCCACCGCATCGCCGAAAAGGTGGCTGAAAAAACCATGGCCCTCTCGAAGGAAATTGCCCGCAGCCAGACCTTCCAAGCCACCTTGATGGAGAGTGAGCAAAGGTATCGCACCTTATTCGATAAAGCCCCCGTTGGGCATGCCTTAAAACGGTTAGAAGACGGGCAGTTTGTCGCCATCAACCAAGCCTTTATGGAGATAACCGGTTACACCCTAGAAGAGTTGCAAGCCATAGACCCATGGGAACTCACCCCCATTCGTTATCAGTCGAGTGAAACCGAGCAGCTCGAACGCCTCAAGCAAACCCGTCGTTATGGCCCCTATCAGAAGCATTATCGCCATAAAGATGGTCAGCTAGTGGCCGTGAGGCTGAATGGTTCCCTAGTCACCGCTGCCAATGGTGAGCAGCTGATCCTGTTTATTGTGGAAGACATTACCGAGCAGGAACGCACAGTTGCACGGGTTAACCTCTTAGCTCAGGTGTTCCAACAAAGTGGTGAAGGCATCACCATCATGGACGCCAATGACATCATAGTGGATGTGAACAGCGCCTTTACTCAGATCACTGGCTACTCAAGGGACGAGATTATCGGTAAAAATTGCCGTTTCCTCGAGGCCGAGCGCACCGACCGTAGTATCGATGCACAGGTGCGCGCCGCCCTCGAACAGACCGGATTCTGGCAGGGGGAAGTGTGGGACAGACATAAAGAGGGCTTTGATTTCCCGAAATGGTTAATGATGTCGATAGTGCGGGATGAGACGGGCGCGATTAGCCATTACATCGGCAGTTTTACCGATATCAGTGAGCGTAAGGTGAATGAGGAGCGTATCCACTTTTTAGCTCACCACGATTCGCTAACCTTGCTGCCGAATCGTTTGAGCCTGCAATCGCGTTTGGAGAAAGTCTTTCAAGAGGCATTTATCTCCAAAACTCAGATCGCCGTGATGTTTATCGATATGGATCATTTCAAAAATATCAACGACACCTTGGGCCACCATGTCGGTGATATGTTGTTGCTCGAAGTGGCGCGGCGCTTGAAAAATATTATGGGCAATGACGATATCGTCGCGCGTCTCGGCGGCGATGAGTTTGTGGTGGTGTTGTCCGATACGGATCACGATAGAGTCGCTAAGGTGGCAGAAGCGCTACGTAGCGGTTTGAATCAAACCTATCTTATTGATAATAAGCCATTACACTCATCGCCGAGTATTGGTATTAGCCTGTTCCCAACCGATGGTGACAGTGTTGAAGCGCTTATGAAAAATGCCGATATGGCCATGTATCGTGCTAAGGCGGCGGGACGTAACAACTACCAGTTTTTCACCGCTGCGATGAACACCTTAGTGACTGAGCGCCAGCAAATCGAAACAGGGTTAAGGCAGGCGATAGCCTGTAATGAACTGCTTCTACATTACCAACCACAGGTGGATATCAGTTCCGGGCAAGTGGTTGGGGTCGAGGCGCTGATCCGCTGGCAACATCCGGAATTAGGGTTAGTCGCGCCCGATCGTTTTATCCCGATCGCCGAAGAAATTGACATGATCATCCCCATCGGCCAATGGGTATTAGAAAACGCATTAGCACAGCTGGCCGAATGGCGTGACAAGGGCGCTAAAGGATTGCGGATGGCGGTTAATCTCTCGGCGCATCAATTACGTAAAGACACCATAGTCGCGGATATTATCAACGTGCTTACCAAGCATAAGTTGGGCAAGGGGGCGCTCGAGCTTGAAATTACCGAGAGTGTCGCCATGCAGTATCCCGAGCAAAATGCCAAGTTACTGGCCGAGTTGCGCCAGCATGGCATCGAATTGGCCATCGATGACTTTGGGACGGGTTATTCATCACTCTCTTACTTGAAGTTATTGCCCTTAGACAGGCTCAAGTTAGACCGATCCTTTGTGAAGGATATTGAGAGCGATCCGAACGATGCCGCCATCAGCGCGGCGACGATTTCAATGGCACATGAGTTAGGGCTGACAGTGGTGGCCGAAGGGGTCGAGAATGAGGCGCAACTGGTGCTGCTCTCGAGCATGGGCTGCGATTTAGTGCAGGGATATTATTTTAGTAAACCACTGGCTGCCGATGACTGTTTCCGCTTTATCGAGCGCAATTTTTAG
- a CDS encoding cytoplasmic protein: MQVIFTKGSKRYGQLRCVRMDGSETQTQMPEQGIAPHDMIHYVVEKRLHIQGAFFAQVRAGADISFSLEHNEASLAVADKTLIWQTESIVESLQSLLWSADTPTYAGFLYLLEQSCSNRKLALPEVSQTDFEHIINEIMDLTLEWQGMGEGQSLTLKF, encoded by the coding sequence ATGCAAGTTATCTTCACCAAAGGTTCGAAGCGTTACGGGCAATTGCGTTGTGTGCGCATGGATGGCAGCGAGACCCAGACTCAAATGCCCGAGCAGGGGATAGCACCCCACGATATGATCCACTATGTTGTTGAAAAACGTCTGCATATTCAGGGGGCATTTTTTGCCCAAGTGCGAGCGGGGGCCGATATTAGCTTCTCTCTCGAACATAACGAAGCCTCCTTAGCCGTCGCAGATAAGACCTTAATTTGGCAAACCGAGTCGATTGTCGAATCCCTGCAATCCCTACTATGGTCCGCCGATACACCGACCTATGCTGGGTTTTTATACCTGTTAGAGCAGAGTTGCAGTAACCGTAAACTCGCGTTGCCCGAGGTCTCTCAAACGGACTTTGAGCATATTATCAATGAGATAATGGATCTAACCCTCGAATGGCAGGGCATGGGAGAAGGCCAGTCCTTGACCTTAAAGTTTTAA